From the genome of Gemmatimonas phototrophica, one region includes:
- a CDS encoding sodium:solute symporter, whose amino-acid sequence MTNAFTGLDWSVLVVYLVGTTLLGIWLGRDQKDARDYFVASRGIPWWAILFSVVATETSALTFISIPGLAYVGNLSFLQVAAGYVVGRIIIAYTLLPRYYQGELVTAYALLEKRFGLGTRRFASVVFMVTRAFGDSVRVFATAIPVGLIIGPVVPAEYVGPLSILILGAFTVLYTYHGGMRAVVWTDVVQTGVYLIGGLAAIWLLGNGVEGGWSAILLGANTQGKLQLIDTYSGIDRPHTLWAGLIGGAFLSMASHGADQLIVQRLMASGSLRDARKSLIGSGFVVLGQFGMFLLIGTGLFAYYRGETFARPDAIFPRFIVEVMPSGLTGLVIAAILAAAMSTVSGALNSLAAATLHDLYLPLTGKRADDPGLLKISKSFTLMWAAVLIGGAMMYRNEGTPVVTIALSIASFTYGGLLGAFFLAMMVPRAIQRDALTGMVVGIGTMSLVVFAKALSGWFPVLAPTLAPVAKIAWPWYVLIGTSLTFLTGLISSFTHATPPPALPSPLGTRT is encoded by the coding sequence ATGACCAACGCGTTCACGGGCCTCGACTGGTCGGTGTTGGTTGTATATCTGGTTGGTACCACGCTCCTTGGCATCTGGCTGGGGCGCGACCAGAAGGATGCCCGGGATTATTTCGTTGCCAGTCGGGGCATTCCGTGGTGGGCCATTCTCTTTTCGGTTGTCGCGACTGAAACGAGCGCCCTGACATTCATCTCAATTCCTGGGCTGGCCTACGTCGGCAACCTGTCGTTCTTGCAGGTCGCCGCCGGCTACGTTGTTGGTCGAATTATCATTGCGTATACCTTGCTCCCCCGATACTACCAGGGGGAGCTGGTCACGGCGTACGCGCTGCTCGAAAAGCGCTTTGGCCTGGGCACGCGACGATTTGCCTCTGTGGTTTTCATGGTGACACGTGCTTTTGGTGATTCGGTTCGTGTATTTGCAACCGCCATTCCCGTTGGTCTGATCATAGGTCCGGTTGTGCCAGCGGAATATGTCGGACCGCTCTCCATTCTCATTCTTGGCGCATTCACCGTGCTTTACACCTATCACGGAGGAATGCGAGCCGTCGTCTGGACTGACGTGGTGCAGACCGGGGTGTACCTGATTGGCGGGTTGGCGGCAATCTGGCTGTTGGGCAACGGCGTTGAGGGGGGGTGGAGCGCAATTCTGCTTGGCGCCAACACGCAGGGAAAGTTGCAACTCATCGACACTTATTCCGGGATTGACCGTCCACACACCCTGTGGGCCGGGCTTATTGGCGGAGCATTTCTCAGCATGGCGTCTCATGGGGCTGACCAACTGATTGTCCAGCGACTCATGGCGTCGGGAAGTTTGCGTGACGCGCGCAAATCACTTATTGGCAGTGGCTTCGTCGTTTTGGGACAGTTTGGAATGTTCTTGTTGATCGGCACTGGCCTATTTGCTTACTATCGTGGCGAGACATTCGCTCGTCCGGATGCGATCTTTCCGCGTTTCATTGTGGAGGTCATGCCTTCGGGACTCACCGGCCTGGTTATCGCCGCCATTCTCGCGGCGGCGATGAGCACGGTAAGTGGCGCTCTCAATTCACTGGCCGCTGCCACATTACATGATTTGTACCTCCCCCTGACCGGCAAGAGGGCAGACGATCCGGGACTGCTCAAGATCAGCAAATCGTTTACCCTCATGTGGGCGGCGGTGCTGATTGGCGGAGCCATGATGTACCGCAACGAAGGGACGCCTGTTGTCACCATTGCGCTCTCCATCGCGTCGTTCACGTATGGCGGGCTGTTGGGTGCGTTCTTCCTGGCCATGATGGTACCCCGTGCCATCCAACGGGACGCTCTCACGGGAATGGTCGTAGGCATTGGTACCATGAGCCTGGTGGTATTCGCCAAGGCACTGAGTGGCTGGTTTCCGGTGCTGGCTCCAACGTTGGCTCCCGTGGCAAAAATTGCGTGGCCGTGGTACGTCTTGATCGGCACTTCGCTTACTTTCCTCACGGGTTTGATCAGTTCGTTCACACACGCGACGCCACCTCCCGCGTTGCCTTCACCGTTGGGGACTCGCACATGA
- a CDS encoding N-acetylglucosamine kinase — translation MSAGPLDPTPLVVGVDGGGSRTRVLLADASGKVLARIEGPASALQPGQESLAADVIKSLIGEALTTAERTETRPAVCVVGVAGAGQERAAQALWSALAQRRIADDVSVQADATIAMDDAFGDSAGVLLIAGTGSVAYSKGPDGRTERCGGWGPNIGDEGSAHWLGRRALSVITAAHDGREPETALTGAILTALELESLDDIIPWAAKATPSAYALLAPVVAQVAATGDLRANALISFCVEELALHVRTLARRCFTDERAAIPVAFAGGLLARGSLVRKRLEQRLKSAVPGATIRSEEVDAARGAVRRARRLLGVEV, via the coding sequence ATGAGCGCCGGACCTCTCGACCCGACGCCGTTGGTGGTAGGCGTGGATGGCGGCGGAAGCCGTACCCGGGTGTTACTCGCCGATGCCAGCGGCAAAGTGCTGGCGCGGATAGAAGGGCCCGCGAGTGCGCTTCAACCGGGACAGGAATCGCTCGCCGCCGACGTAATCAAGTCACTCATTGGCGAGGCGCTCACCACCGCTGAGCGGACCGAAACCCGCCCCGCCGTATGCGTGGTGGGCGTTGCCGGCGCTGGACAGGAGCGGGCGGCGCAGGCGCTTTGGTCGGCATTGGCGCAGCGGCGAATCGCGGACGATGTTTCCGTGCAGGCCGATGCCACCATTGCCATGGACGATGCCTTCGGGGATTCAGCCGGTGTGCTGCTTATTGCCGGCACCGGCAGTGTGGCGTACTCCAAGGGGCCCGATGGGCGAACCGAGCGGTGTGGTGGTTGGGGGCCCAACATTGGCGACGAAGGGAGTGCGCATTGGCTGGGGCGCCGGGCACTCAGCGTAATCACGGCAGCACACGATGGTCGTGAGCCGGAAACGGCGTTGACCGGTGCCATCCTGACGGCGCTTGAGCTGGAGTCCCTGGATGACATCATCCCGTGGGCCGCGAAGGCCACGCCGAGTGCCTACGCGCTGCTGGCCCCTGTGGTCGCGCAGGTAGCCGCGACCGGTGACTTGCGTGCCAATGCCCTGATTTCCTTCTGCGTTGAAGAGCTGGCGTTGCATGTGCGCACCTTGGCCCGTCGCTGCTTTACCGATGAGCGAGCGGCCATCCCGGTGGCGTTCGCCGGCGGTTTGCTGGCGCGCGGATCGCTCGTGCGCAAGCGCCTGGAACAACGGCTCAAGAGTGCCGTGCCCGGTGCGACCATTCGCAGCGAGGAGGTTGACGCGGCGCGCGGAGCGGTGCGTCGTGCCCGACGTCTGCTGGGTGTTGAGGTGTGA
- a CDS encoding sterol desaturase family protein has product MGIIQASIPLFFLLITVELLYARFGRRSLYRLNDSISDLSAGTISQIAGVFTKVLLIGAYAWIAEHARVQRFLPVAAWPAGSWRASTGGIDPANIMGWCVAFVLVDFAYYWFHRVSHEVNVFWAGHVVHHSSEEYNLAVALRQSAVGGLLSWIFYVPLAVLGMPWEQFAACYALNLVYQFWIHTRAIDRLPSWCERLLNTPSHHRVHHGVNPEYQDRNYAGVFIVWDRWFGTFTEERQEPVYGLTTPLRSWNPLWVQVHQYVAIARSVWQARSWSDRWHHVFGSPGWRPVEQGGAVVVPEVSRETFALFDPAIPSALTRYALTHFVLSIPPALWLLSNAGTLPIGQLSAGAFYIVLALTNVGGTLEARRWALTAEQARLGALLIAGIALLTTTHWLAGGLLLTVCAASLFWLWAMRSAFVAPSDERMDWHHAHS; this is encoded by the coding sequence ATGGGGATCATCCAGGCCTCGATCCCGCTGTTCTTTCTGCTGATCACGGTCGAACTGCTCTACGCGCGGTTCGGCCGTCGGTCGTTGTACCGCCTGAATGACAGCATCAGTGATTTGTCGGCCGGCACCATCAGTCAGATCGCGGGCGTGTTCACCAAGGTGCTGCTTATCGGAGCATACGCCTGGATTGCCGAACACGCTCGTGTCCAGCGGTTCTTGCCCGTGGCCGCGTGGCCGGCCGGGTCGTGGCGCGCCAGTACTGGCGGCATTGATCCTGCCAACATCATGGGCTGGTGTGTGGCGTTCGTCCTGGTGGACTTTGCCTATTACTGGTTCCACCGGGTCTCACACGAAGTCAATGTCTTTTGGGCAGGGCATGTGGTGCACCACAGCAGCGAGGAGTACAACCTTGCCGTGGCGCTCCGGCAAAGTGCCGTGGGGGGGCTGTTGTCATGGATTTTCTATGTCCCGCTCGCCGTGCTCGGCATGCCGTGGGAGCAGTTCGCCGCGTGCTATGCCCTCAACCTGGTGTACCAGTTCTGGATTCATACCCGCGCCATCGATCGTTTGCCGTCATGGTGTGAACGGCTCCTGAATACACCGTCACACCATCGGGTGCACCATGGCGTGAACCCGGAGTATCAGGATCGCAACTACGCTGGTGTGTTTATTGTGTGGGATCGCTGGTTCGGCACCTTTACCGAGGAGCGACAGGAGCCGGTGTACGGGCTCACCACGCCGCTCCGAAGCTGGAATCCGCTCTGGGTGCAGGTCCACCAGTATGTGGCCATCGCGCGCAGCGTATGGCAGGCCCGGTCATGGTCTGATCGCTGGCACCACGTGTTTGGATCGCCAGGGTGGCGTCCGGTGGAGCAGGGAGGTGCCGTGGTGGTACCGGAAGTATCCCGTGAGACATTTGCCCTTTTCGATCCGGCGATCCCTTCAGCGTTGACGCGCTACGCACTGACGCACTTTGTCCTCAGCATTCCCCCAGCGCTATGGCTGCTCTCCAACGCCGGCACATTGCCGATTGGACAATTGAGTGCCGGGGCATTCTATATCGTGCTCGCGCTCACCAATGTCGGAGGCACTCTCGAAGCCAGGCGATGGGCGCTCACGGCCGAACAGGCGCGACTGGGAGCCCTCTTGATTGCCGGGATCGCCTTGCTGACCACCACGCATTGGTTGGCCGGTGGTCTGCTCCTTACGGTCTGTGCGGCCAGCCTGTTCTGGCTATGGGCCATGCGATCGGCATTCGTCGCGCCCAGCGATGAGCGGATGGACTGGCACCACGCCCACTCATGA
- a CDS encoding dicarboxylate/amino acid:cation symporter has protein sequence MAHLSADTSAATPGKKGFLGIGFTGWIIISMIAGILVGWLAPDFAPNLKPFANIFLRMIKSLIVPLLFSTLVVGIAGHGDDMKKVGKLALRSIIYFEVVTTLALAIGLIAVNVVKPGVGLSISAAADSEEFKALAAKTPTFGSVLEHTVPQSFFEAAAQNEVLQIVFFAIIFAVALAKVEGPSKKFMLDWLQSLSDIMFKFVGIVMTYAPIGIGAAIGVTVGKSGLDVMINLAKLVGTLYVSLIIFVVVVLLPIAMLAKLDLKRFWALVKEPWLIAFTTASSEAAFPQAMQAMEKFGVPRRIVSFVLPTGYSFNLDGSTLYLAIASVFVAQAAGIDMPIGTQLLMMLTLMLTSKGVAAVPRASLVILSGALAQFGLPLEGIAIILGVDAIMDMARTSVNLLGNCLATAVMARWEGVLETPKDGADVVVPA, from the coding sequence ATGGCTCATCTCTCCGCCGACACGTCCGCCGCCACTCCGGGAAAGAAGGGCTTCCTGGGCATTGGTTTCACCGGCTGGATCATCATCTCGATGATCGCGGGTATCCTCGTGGGTTGGCTGGCGCCGGACTTCGCGCCCAATCTCAAGCCGTTCGCCAACATCTTCCTGCGCATGATCAAGTCGTTGATCGTGCCGCTGCTGTTCAGTACCCTCGTGGTGGGCATCGCCGGCCACGGCGACGACATGAAGAAGGTGGGGAAGCTGGCCCTGCGATCCATCATCTACTTCGAAGTCGTTACCACGCTGGCGTTGGCCATCGGTCTCATTGCCGTCAACGTGGTCAAGCCCGGCGTGGGACTATCCATCTCGGCCGCTGCTGACAGCGAAGAGTTCAAGGCCCTGGCGGCGAAGACACCCACGTTCGGATCGGTACTGGAGCACACGGTGCCGCAGAGTTTCTTCGAAGCGGCCGCACAAAATGAAGTGCTGCAGATCGTGTTCTTTGCCATCATCTTTGCGGTCGCGCTCGCCAAGGTTGAGGGACCGTCCAAGAAGTTCATGCTCGATTGGCTGCAGTCGCTCAGCGACATCATGTTCAAGTTCGTCGGTATCGTCATGACGTACGCACCCATCGGGATCGGGGCGGCTATTGGCGTAACGGTGGGCAAGAGCGGTCTGGATGTCATGATCAACCTGGCCAAGCTTGTGGGTACACTCTACGTGTCCCTCATCATTTTCGTGGTGGTGGTATTGCTGCCCATCGCGATGCTGGCCAAGCTCGATCTCAAGCGCTTCTGGGCGCTGGTCAAGGAACCGTGGCTCATCGCGTTTACCACGGCCTCCTCGGAGGCCGCCTTCCCCCAGGCCATGCAGGCCATGGAGAAGTTCGGCGTTCCGCGCCGCATCGTCTCGTTCGTGTTGCCTACGGGCTATTCGTTCAACCTCGACGGTAGCACGCTGTACCTCGCCATAGCCTCGGTCTTCGTGGCACAGGCCGCCGGCATCGACATGCCCATCGGCACGCAGTTGCTCATGATGCTGACGCTCATGCTCACATCGAAAGGCGTGGCAGCGGTACCGCGCGCATCGTTGGTCATCCTGTCGGGCGCGCTCGCGCAGTTTGGCCTGCCGCTTGAGGGCATCGCCATCATTCTCGGCGTTGATGCCATCATGGACATGGCCCGTACGTCGGTGAATCTGCTGGGCAACTGTCTGGCGACGGCCGTGATGGCCCGCTGGGAAGGCGTCCTTGAAACACCAAAGGATGGCGCCGACGTGGTGGTGCCCGCGTAA
- a CDS encoding APC family permease, with protein sequence MGLFDRKPIVTAEDGEHGMRRTLGAGDLVMLAIGAVIGAGIFSSLGTAAAGETLADGTVVRYGAGPALVLSFVLLGAVCGLAALCYAELASMIPQAGSAYAYSYATLGEIVAWIVGWALILEYAVGNVAVAIGWAGYFNSLLSGFGIDLPGWMTHGYWNVKASADPAVRALLDTAPRIAGMPVLINLPAFGIVAAITALLMQGVKESTRANNIMVIIKLIVLGLFVIVGALHIDPANYKPFAPNGFTGIHQGAAIVFFAYIGFDAISTAAEETKDPQRNLPRGILGGLAICTLIYVVVGFVATGLVPYQQLRSSDPLAKALSLAGLDTASWIVAAGAVVSMSAVLLVFQYGQPRIFYAMARDGLLPKFAAKLDPKTRTPKVTTLITGVLVALGSLLADDAATYDLTNIGTLAAFSVVCIGVLVLRIREPDRPRPFRVPFVWGVTLMGASACVFIMKGLPVSAWIAFGVWMAIGLGVYFIYGYRNSVLRTGATDR encoded by the coding sequence ATGGGGCTGTTCGATCGTAAGCCGATCGTTACTGCAGAAGACGGTGAACACGGCATGCGCCGCACCCTCGGCGCAGGCGATCTCGTCATGCTCGCAATTGGCGCCGTCATCGGCGCCGGCATTTTCTCGTCGCTCGGTACGGCCGCTGCGGGAGAAACGCTCGCCGACGGCACGGTCGTCCGATACGGCGCCGGTCCCGCACTCGTGCTCTCCTTCGTGCTGCTCGGCGCCGTGTGTGGACTGGCGGCACTCTGCTATGCCGAGTTGGCCTCAATGATCCCACAGGCCGGGAGCGCCTACGCGTATTCGTATGCGACGCTCGGCGAAATCGTGGCCTGGATTGTCGGTTGGGCGCTCATTCTTGAGTATGCCGTCGGGAACGTGGCGGTGGCCATCGGATGGGCCGGGTACTTCAATTCCCTGCTGAGCGGATTTGGCATTGATCTCCCGGGGTGGATGACACACGGGTACTGGAACGTAAAGGCCAGTGCGGATCCTGCGGTACGCGCGTTGTTGGATACGGCACCGCGCATTGCCGGCATGCCAGTGCTCATCAACCTCCCCGCGTTTGGTATTGTCGCTGCCATCACGGCCTTGCTCATGCAAGGCGTGAAGGAAAGCACCCGTGCCAACAACATCATGGTCATCATCAAGCTCATTGTGCTGGGCTTGTTCGTGATTGTTGGCGCGTTGCACATCGATCCGGCCAACTACAAGCCGTTCGCCCCCAACGGATTCACCGGTATTCATCAGGGCGCGGCCATCGTCTTCTTTGCGTATATCGGTTTTGATGCCATCTCGACGGCCGCCGAAGAAACCAAGGATCCGCAGCGCAACTTGCCGCGCGGTATTCTGGGGGGATTGGCCATCTGTACGCTGATCTATGTCGTGGTCGGGTTCGTGGCCACGGGGCTTGTCCCGTACCAGCAGTTGCGCAGCTCTGATCCCTTGGCCAAGGCGCTTTCATTGGCCGGACTGGACACGGCCAGCTGGATTGTTGCCGCTGGTGCCGTGGTCTCCATGTCTGCCGTGTTGCTCGTATTCCAGTATGGCCAGCCGCGCATTTTCTACGCGATGGCGCGTGACGGGCTGCTCCCAAAGTTTGCCGCCAAGCTGGATCCCAAAACACGCACCCCCAAGGTGACCACCCTGATCACCGGGGTGCTGGTGGCGTTGGGCTCACTCCTGGCGGACGATGCGGCCACCTATGATCTCACCAATATCGGGACGCTTGCGGCCTTTTCCGTGGTCTGTATTGGGGTGCTGGTGCTGCGCATCCGCGAGCCGGATCGTCCGCGCCCGTTCCGGGTGCCGTTCGTGTGGGGGGTGACCCTCATGGGCGCCAGCGCGTGTGTGTTCATCATGAAGGGATTGCCCGTCAGCGCCTGGATTGCGTTCGGCGTATGGATGGCAATTGGGCTTGGCGTCTACTTCATCTACGGCTACCGTAACTCCGTGCTGCGTACCGGCGCCACGGATCGCTGA
- a CDS encoding ExbD/TolR family protein: MSTGGGGSSLNNEINVTPMIDVLLVLLIIFMMIIPMSRKAIDTQLPDPNPQPQTTQVNPDQIVLEILPEDKYAVNKEPVERADLFNRLKAIYDPRPEKIIFIKGDTMAIYANVIWAMDQARGAGVKVIGVAPK; encoded by the coding sequence ATGTCAACCGGCGGCGGTGGCAGCAGTCTCAATAATGAGATCAACGTCACCCCCATGATCGACGTGCTCCTCGTGCTGCTCATCATCTTCATGATGATCATCCCGATGAGCCGCAAGGCCATCGACACGCAGCTCCCCGATCCGAATCCGCAGCCGCAAACCACACAGGTCAATCCTGACCAGATCGTGCTTGAAATCCTCCCGGAAGACAAGTACGCGGTCAATAAGGAGCCGGTGGAGCGGGCCGACCTGTTCAATCGCCTCAAGGCGATCTATGACCCCCGTCCTGAGAAGATCATCTTCATCAAGGGCGACACGATGGCGATCTATGCCAACGTGATCTGGGCCATGGACCAGGCGCGCGGTGCCGGCGTCAAGGTTATCGGCGTCGCACCCAAGTAA
- a CDS encoding ExbD/TolR family protein, with protein sequence MGMSLGGGGGVKAEPNVTPMIDVMLVLLIIFMITIPQINAGFKAVPPEGQNLKPHPEEDGDQVLGIDDQGRYYLNKKPIRNEDLETAVRDIYGQEREDYIMYVKAHKDLQYLKVVDALGVLSKGGVRVAALITEQLNGTESLVESDRIKPGGSQ encoded by the coding sequence ATGGGCATGAGTCTCGGCGGCGGCGGCGGCGTAAAGGCCGAACCGAACGTCACCCCCATGATCGACGTGATGCTGGTACTGCTCATCATCTTCATGATCACGATCCCGCAGATCAACGCGGGCTTCAAGGCGGTGCCGCCTGAGGGGCAAAACCTCAAGCCGCACCCGGAAGAAGATGGTGACCAGGTACTCGGTATCGACGATCAGGGTCGCTATTACCTGAACAAGAAGCCGATCCGGAACGAGGATCTCGAAACGGCCGTCCGTGACATCTACGGACAGGAGCGCGAGGACTACATCATGTACGTGAAGGCCCACAAGGACCTTCAGTATCTGAAAGTCGTCGACGCGCTGGGTGTGCTCTCCAAGGGTGGGGTCCGCGTCGCGGCACTCATCACGGAACAGCTCAACGGTACCGAATCGCTCGTCGAGTCGGATCGCATCAAGCCAGGGGGGAGCCAGTAA
- a CDS encoding MotA/TolQ/ExbB proton channel family protein produces the protein MNMSLMELYHSMGWFAKGIVFTLLGMSAFSFTVLIQKWWAMRKAQAETRKFAPEFSQFLEEDNLNEAIKLAEGYKKSHVARVLGGALSEIRPLIQDGSVTVADINSAERAVEREMLMTVVDLKRGLGILATVGATAPFVGLLGTTMGIVNSFTGMASSGAGGISAIAAGVAEALITTAIGIGVAIPAVWSFNFFQTKIDNLIAEMTYTSKEMIDYLIKGVSGEFGRSRFTREFNTAGQSSISQ, from the coding sequence ATGAACATGTCGTTGATGGAGCTGTACCACTCGATGGGCTGGTTCGCCAAGGGCATCGTCTTTACGCTGCTCGGCATGTCGGCGTTCTCGTTCACGGTGCTCATTCAGAAGTGGTGGGCCATGCGGAAGGCGCAGGCCGAGACGCGCAAGTTCGCCCCTGAGTTCTCGCAGTTCCTCGAAGAAGACAATCTCAACGAAGCCATCAAGCTCGCCGAAGGCTACAAGAAGTCGCATGTGGCGCGAGTGCTCGGTGGCGCCCTCAGCGAAATCCGTCCGCTCATTCAGGACGGCTCCGTCACGGTGGCTGACATCAACTCGGCCGAGCGTGCGGTTGAGCGCGAAATGCTGATGACGGTCGTTGACCTGAAGCGTGGTCTGGGTATCCTCGCCACCGTCGGCGCCACTGCGCCGTTCGTCGGTCTGCTGGGTACCACGATGGGTATCGTGAACTCGTTCACGGGTATGGCCAGCTCGGGCGCCGGCGGTATCTCCGCCATCGCGGCCGGTGTCGCCGAAGCCCTCATCACGACGGCCATCGGTATCGGCGTCGCCATTCCTGCGGTGTGGTCGTTCAACTTCTTCCAGACGAAGATCGACAACCTCATCGCCGAAATGACGTACACGTCGAAGGAAATGATCGACTACCTCATCAAGGGTGTCTCGGGTGAGTTCGGCCGGTCGCGCTTCACGCGCGAGTTCAACACGGCTGGCCAGTCGTCGATCTCGCAGTAA
- a CDS encoding TonB family protein: MFNNLLESQAKKQKRLGGSFASIVFHTAIVAALVVVTKNAGIVNEKPKEEKVDFVEVKKDEPKPPEPEKPPPPPDAVAAPPPPKGFQVLSAPVEIPNVIPEIDLSKKVTDEADFSGKGVAGGIAKGVEGGKAPVPQGDQPYFDFQVEKPVVMAPGAQGPAYPDMLRTAGIEGQVLAQFVVDTTGRAEMGTFKALKSDNDLFTTAVKNALQRMRFLPAEVGGRKVKQLVQQPFQFSLNR, from the coding sequence ATGTTCAACAACCTGCTTGAGTCACAGGCGAAGAAGCAGAAGCGCTTGGGTGGGTCCTTTGCCTCGATCGTCTTCCATACGGCCATCGTTGCCGCGCTCGTCGTCGTGACGAAGAACGCCGGCATCGTGAACGAAAAGCCGAAAGAAGAGAAGGTCGATTTCGTTGAGGTCAAGAAGGACGAGCCCAAACCGCCCGAGCCGGAAAAGCCGCCCCCACCGCCAGACGCGGTGGCCGCGCCGCCACCACCAAAGGGCTTCCAGGTGCTTTCGGCCCCCGTCGAAATCCCCAACGTCATTCCCGAAATCGACTTGTCCAAGAAGGTCACAGACGAGGCCGACTTCTCGGGTAAGGGTGTTGCCGGTGGTATCGCCAAGGGTGTCGAAGGCGGGAAAGCGCCGGTCCCGCAAGGCGACCAGCCCTATTTCGACTTCCAGGTGGAAAAGCCCGTCGTGATGGCACCAGGCGCGCAAGGTCCGGCGTATCCGGACATGCTTCGGACGGCCGGTATCGAAGGCCAGGTGCTCGCGCAGTTCGTCGTGGATACCACGGGCCGCGCCGAAATGGGCACCTTCAAGGCGCTCAAGTCCGATAACGACCTGTTCACGACCGCCGTAAAGAACGCGTTGCAGCGTATGCGCTTCCTCCCCGCAGAAGTGGGCGGACGCAAGGTGAAGCAGCTCGTCCAGCAGCCGTTCCAGTTCTCGCTCAATCGCTGA
- a CDS encoding sensor histidine kinase, with the protein MAMRSIRARLTVAWTAASIGTLFIFSITLLAVRREILFQELEARVQSEAEHIVKAINLARTTGTEPMLIKEDPLAARSVGQRMGAFLSLLDGYVLVQDSTGYDIYASPLVRELSTSDRDLFSEAARKSRAGNVMQRVVLFNDKVLLAARDVPLSDNARYRVYAALSTNEIGATLRGIAWTMVVISPFLVAVSVIFAYGIAGRVFRPIDRIIDQVEAITDGRSLHRRLAIGAAGEELARLSATLNAFIERIETSFGALRRFTADASHELKTPLAVMRADVERAMHPTAGEIEQAIALEEALQQVTRMADLVDSLLTLARADEGRFDLYREPIELAPLAREVVETARLLGEDSGLIIEAQHFENAEVLGDVTRLRQLFLNLVTNAIKYTPRGGTVEITVHREEQVVRFAVRDTGIGIAAADLPYVFERFWRADRVRSRASERGGFGLGLAISQWIAQAHGGALDVQSRLGRGSTFTVTLPLAGAPGSGMTGEYQSVVNSSEGAIDMNGMLTPD; encoded by the coding sequence ATGGCCATGCGGTCCATCCGCGCGCGGCTGACGGTGGCCTGGACGGCGGCGTCCATCGGGACGCTGTTCATCTTCTCCATCACGTTGCTGGCGGTCCGACGCGAGATCCTGTTTCAGGAACTGGAAGCGCGCGTGCAAAGTGAGGCCGAACACATCGTGAAGGCCATCAACCTGGCACGGACCACCGGTACGGAGCCGATGCTCATCAAGGAAGACCCGTTGGCGGCGCGCTCAGTGGGGCAGCGCATGGGCGCGTTTCTGTCGCTGCTGGACGGCTATGTGTTGGTACAGGACAGCACCGGCTACGACATTTACGCGTCACCACTGGTCCGCGAGCTCTCCACATCCGACCGCGATCTGTTCAGTGAAGCGGCGCGAAAGTCCCGCGCGGGCAATGTCATGCAGCGTGTGGTGCTGTTCAACGATAAGGTGCTGCTGGCGGCGCGTGATGTGCCGCTGAGTGACAATGCCCGGTATCGCGTGTATGCCGCCTTGAGCACCAACGAAATCGGGGCGACCCTGCGCGGCATCGCGTGGACAATGGTCGTGATCTCGCCGTTTCTGGTGGCCGTCTCGGTCATCTTTGCGTATGGGATCGCCGGACGCGTCTTCCGTCCTATTGACCGCATCATCGACCAGGTGGAAGCGATCACCGACGGGCGCTCGCTGCACCGCCGACTGGCCATTGGCGCGGCCGGGGAAGAGTTGGCCCGCCTGTCAGCCACGCTCAATGCGTTCATCGAACGCATTGAAACGTCATTCGGCGCGCTGCGTCGCTTCACGGCCGATGCCAGCCACGAGCTCAAGACACCGTTGGCCGTGATGCGGGCCGACGTGGAGCGCGCCATGCACCCCACGGCCGGTGAAATCGAGCAGGCCATTGCCCTCGAAGAGGCGCTGCAGCAGGTCACCCGCATGGCCGATCTGGTGGATTCGCTCCTCACACTCGCCCGCGCCGACGAAGGACGGTTTGATCTCTATCGGGAACCCATTGAGTTGGCCCCGCTGGCGCGGGAGGTCGTGGAGACCGCCCGACTGCTGGGGGAGGATTCCGGTCTCATCATTGAAGCGCAGCATTTCGAGAATGCGGAAGTGCTGGGTGATGTCACCCGCCTGCGGCAGCTCTTTCTCAATCTCGTGACCAACGCCATCAAGTACACGCCGCGCGGCGGCACGGTGGAGATCACCGTGCATCGAGAGGAGCAGGTCGTGCGGTTTGCGGTGCGCGATACCGGTATTGGCATTGCCGCTGCCGATCTTCCGTATGTGTTCGAGCGGTTCTGGCGGGCCGACCGGGTGCGGTCACGGGCCAGTGAACGGGGCGGCTTCGGGCTCGGCCTGGCCATTTCGCAATGGATCGCACAGGCGCATGGGGGCGCCCTGGACGTCCAGTCCCGGCTGGGGCGGGGGAGTACTTTTACGGTGACCCTGCCGTTGGCCGGCGCCCCAGGGTCGGGAATGACTGGTGAGTATCAGTCTGTTGTCAATAGCTCCGAGGGGGCGATCGACATGAATGGAATGCTAACCCCGGATTAA